From Thermonema lapsum, the proteins below share one genomic window:
- the gatA gene encoding Asp-tRNA(Asn)/Glu-tRNA(Gln) amidotransferase subunit GatA produces the protein MKNYLSLAEIRRDIEEGLLNCETLVRHYLKNIEEKNPQLNVFVSVYADEALQRARQIDEKIKAGTAGKLAGLVVGLKDVICYQDHPLQAASKILDGFVSQFSATVVERLLAEDAIIIGRQNCDEFAMGSSNENSIYGATRNAADPERVPGGSSGASAVAVQADMCQLSIGSDTGGSVRQPAAFCGVIGLKPTYSRISRWGLIAYASSFDCIGLIGKSPEDIALTLEVVAGADSHDSTVSQRPVPAYAQLLQDGQTPKYRIACLREGVESEAVAPAIRQAMKASIEKLRAQGHEVEIIDFPILQYILPTYYILTTAEASSNLARYDGVRYGYRSPHATDLESLYKKTRSEGFGKEVKRRIILGTFVLSADYYDAYYTKAQRVRRIIKEQTDKLFEQYDFLLTPTTPDTAFPLGSFQDDPVKMYLADLFTVQANVVGVPAISIPAGKDEKGLPIGIQFIANRFEEEKLLKISRILL, from the coding sequence TTGAAAAATTATCTTTCGCTTGCTGAAATACGCCGCGATATAGAAGAGGGTTTGCTTAATTGCGAAACCCTCGTTCGGCATTACCTGAAGAATATAGAAGAGAAAAACCCGCAACTCAATGTATTTGTGAGCGTTTATGCCGACGAAGCGCTCCAAAGAGCCCGCCAGATAGACGAAAAGATAAAAGCAGGCACAGCCGGCAAGTTGGCAGGCTTGGTGGTAGGTTTAAAAGATGTCATTTGCTACCAAGACCACCCACTGCAAGCCGCCAGCAAAATACTTGATGGCTTCGTGTCGCAGTTCTCTGCTACGGTAGTTGAGCGCCTTCTTGCCGAAGATGCTATCATCATTGGGCGGCAAAACTGCGATGAATTTGCCATGGGCTCCTCTAACGAAAACTCCATATACGGAGCTACCCGCAATGCTGCAGACCCAGAGCGGGTGCCCGGCGGCTCCTCCGGCGCCTCGGCAGTAGCCGTACAAGCCGACATGTGCCAGCTCTCTATTGGTTCAGATACCGGCGGCTCGGTGCGCCAGCCGGCAGCTTTTTGCGGCGTAATAGGCTTAAAGCCAACCTATTCGCGCATCTCTCGCTGGGGACTTATCGCCTATGCTTCCTCTTTTGACTGTATCGGCTTGATAGGCAAAAGCCCCGAAGACATAGCCCTCACTTTGGAGGTAGTAGCCGGCGCCGACTCGCACGACAGCACCGTATCGCAGCGCCCAGTCCCTGCCTATGCTCAACTGTTGCAAGATGGGCAAACCCCAAAATATCGTATCGCCTGCTTGCGCGAAGGCGTAGAAAGCGAAGCTGTAGCACCTGCCATACGCCAAGCCATGAAAGCAAGCATTGAAAAGCTGCGTGCACAAGGGCACGAAGTCGAAATTATCGACTTCCCTATACTTCAATACATTTTGCCTACCTATTATATCCTGACCACTGCCGAGGCGAGCTCTAACCTTGCCCGCTATGACGGCGTACGCTACGGCTACCGCAGCCCCCACGCTACCGACTTAGAGAGTCTTTACAAAAAGACCCGTTCCGAAGGCTTCGGCAAAGAAGTAAAACGGCGCATCATTCTGGGTACCTTTGTACTGAGCGCCGATTATTATGACGCTTACTACACCAAAGCACAACGCGTGCGTCGTATTATCAAAGAACAAACAGACAAGCTATTTGAACAATACGACTTTCTGCTGACTCCTACCACACCCGACACTGCCTTCCCCTTGGGGTCTTTCCAAGACGACCCGGTAAAAATGTATTTAGCAGACCTGTTTACGGTACAAGCCAACGTAGTAGGCGTGCCTGCCATTTCCATCCCTGCCGGAAAAGACGAAAAAGGCTTACCTATTGGTATTCAGTTCATTGCCAACCGATTTGAAGAAGAAAAGCTACTAAAAATCAGCCGTATTTTATTGTAA
- the gatC gene encoding Asp-tRNA(Asn)/Glu-tRNA(Gln) amidotransferase subunit GatC, with amino-acid sequence MKVSLDTLQKIAHLARLEFDESEAQTMLNDLNKIIEWVDQLEKIDTNGVEPLIHMSEENNVLREDEPAPALPHARALRNAPKKDSNYFRVPKVIE; translated from the coding sequence ATGAAAGTATCTTTGGACACCTTGCAGAAAATAGCACATCTTGCTCGTCTGGAGTTTGATGAATCAGAAGCCCAAACTATGTTGAATGACCTGAATAAAATCATCGAATGGGTCGACCAACTCGAGAAAATAGATACCAACGGAGTAGAGCCGCTTATCCACATGTCGGAAGAAAATAACGTACTACGCGAAGATGAACCAGCACCGGCATTGCCTCATGCGCGTGCGCTGCGCAACGCCCCCAAAAAAGACAGCAACTACTTTCGTGTGCCGAAGGTCATTGAATAG
- a CDS encoding cob(I)yrinic acid a,c-diamide adenosyltransferase, protein MARIYTKTGDKGETSILGGTRLPKSHIRIEAYGNVDELNAYIGLLRDLPEHSARKDIMLDIQNKLFVIGSLLAADPERNKMELPPLEEDAITKLEKLIDDINERTPPMRYFILPGGHLSISHTHVARCVCRRAERAVVALHQQQAVDERIIRFLNRLSDYLFALCRLLHVELNIDETPWKPSKL, encoded by the coding sequence ATGGCACGTATTTACACAAAAACAGGCGACAAAGGCGAAACCTCCATTTTGGGTGGCACACGACTGCCTAAATCACATATTCGCATCGAAGCCTACGGCAATGTCGATGAACTGAACGCCTATATAGGCTTGCTGCGCGACTTGCCAGAACACAGCGCAAGAAAGGACATCATGCTCGACATCCAAAATAAACTGTTTGTGATTGGCTCGCTGCTTGCTGCCGACCCCGAACGCAATAAAATGGAACTTCCTCCATTGGAAGAAGACGCTATAACCAAGCTCGAAAAGCTCATCGATGACATCAATGAGCGCACGCCGCCTATGCGCTATTTTATCCTGCCGGGCGGACATCTGAGCATCTCCCACACCCATGTGGCACGTTGTGTGTGCCGGCGTGCCGAGCGTGCGGTTGTCGCTTTACATCAACAACAGGCGGTAGATGAGCGCATCATTCGTTTTCTGAACCGCTTGTCGGACTACCTATTTGCCCTTTGTCGTTTGTTGCATGTAGAGCTCAACATAGACGAGACACCTTGGAAACCTTCAAAGCTGTAA
- a CDS encoding Sec-independent protein translocase subunit TatA/TatB, producing MVSLANVLLFLGSIGGTELILILFILLIFFGAKRIPELARGLGRGIREFKDATREVKENIEESVKEDSKK from the coding sequence ATGGTAAGCTTGGCTAATGTATTGCTCTTCTTGGGAAGCATTGGAGGCACAGAACTCATTCTGATACTCTTCATTCTGTTGATTTTCTTCGGTGCAAAGCGCATTCCTGAATTAGCTCGCGGGCTGGGACGTGGCATCCGCGAATTCAAAGATGCTACTCGTGAGGTAAAAGAAAACATCGAAGAAAGCGTAAAAGAAGACAGCAAGAAGTAA
- a CDS encoding ABC transporter ATP-binding protein, whose translation MSDTPTIIEMQHIRKVYIMGTQQVEALKDINIQVKKGEYVAFMGPSGSGKSTLMNIIGCLDTPTSGRYFLNQKDVSQMNEDELAEVRNKEIGFVFQTFNLLPRMNALDNVALPLIYAGYKKSERIARAMQALENVGLADRAHHKPNELSGGQRQRVAIARALVNNPSILLADEPTGNLDSKTSYEIMELFNQIHAQGNTIIMVTHEDDIASYAERIVRLRDGLIESDLPNPQKVRLP comes from the coding sequence ATGAGCGATACGCCCACCATCATCGAAATGCAGCATATTCGAAAGGTGTATATCATGGGCACCCAACAGGTAGAAGCCCTTAAAGACATCAACATACAAGTAAAGAAAGGAGAATATGTAGCCTTTATGGGACCCTCCGGCTCGGGCAAGTCCACCCTCATGAATATCATTGGTTGTTTGGATACGCCCACTTCGGGACGTTACTTCCTTAACCAAAAGGATGTGAGTCAAATGAACGAAGACGAACTGGCAGAGGTGCGCAATAAAGAAATAGGCTTTGTGTTTCAAACTTTCAACCTGCTGCCACGCATGAATGCCCTTGACAACGTGGCACTCCCGCTGATTTATGCAGGATATAAAAAGTCGGAGCGCATAGCGCGCGCCATGCAGGCACTCGAAAATGTAGGGCTAGCAGATAGGGCACACCATAAACCCAACGAGCTGTCGGGCGGGCAGCGGCAACGCGTGGCTATTGCCCGAGCACTTGTCAACAATCCCAGTATTTTGCTTGCCGACGAACCCACCGGTAACTTAGATTCGAAAACTTCCTACGAAATCATGGAGCTGTTCAACCAGATTCACGCACAAGGCAATACCATTATCATGGTTACCCACGAAGACGACATTGCCAGTTATGCCGAACGCATCGTACGCCTGCGTGATGGTTTGATTGAAAGCGACTTGCCCAATCCGCAAAAAGTGAGATTGCCATGA
- the coaE gene encoding dephospho-CoA kinase (Dephospho-CoA kinase (CoaE) performs the final step in coenzyme A biosynthesis.), with translation MKHPYQVGITGGIGSGKSLVCRILHRGFDAPVYDADSRAKYLMQHKRELIEQIIQHFGKEAYTPDGTLNNAYLAERVFHDVQAVKQLNALVHPQVALDYQAWLMTHKQAPYVVREAALMIESGAHASLDLLVLVTAPVEIRIRRVLLRDPHRNRAQVEAIIAKQMSEEEKRRYAHYVIENDGSRPLLPAVVALHELINKKIRTKNT, from the coding sequence ATGAAACACCCCTATCAAGTAGGCATCACCGGTGGCATCGGCAGTGGCAAGAGCCTAGTGTGCCGCATTTTGCATCGAGGCTTCGATGCCCCTGTGTATGACGCCGACAGCCGCGCCAAATATCTCATGCAGCATAAACGAGAGCTAATAGAACAAATCATACAACATTTCGGCAAAGAAGCATATACCCCCGATGGGACACTCAACAACGCTTACTTGGCAGAACGCGTCTTTCATGATGTTCAAGCCGTCAAACAACTCAATGCGTTGGTGCATCCTCAGGTAGCTTTGGACTACCAAGCATGGTTGATGACACATAAGCAGGCGCCTTATGTGGTGCGCGAAGCTGCCCTTATGATAGAAAGCGGAGCACATGCTTCACTCGACTTATTGGTGCTGGTAACTGCTCCCGTAGAAATACGCATCCGGCGTGTGCTGCTGCGCGACCCGCACCGCAATAGAGCACAAGTCGAAGCCATCATAGCCAAGCAGATGAGCGAGGAAGAAAAGCGACGTTATGCCCACTATGTCATAGAAAACGACGGCAGCCGCCCACTGCTGCCAGCGGTGGTGGCACTTCATGAGCTGATAAACAAGAAGATAAGAACTAAAAACACTTGA
- a CDS encoding lysophospholipid acyltransferase family protein yields the protein MTTLLRRIYSIWCLLWFLIPFVCLYPLFWLAYYSRAYALIGYLNRFWAWCFLRGSGLPFEVHYHFHPSSRAVYVLCSNHNSYLDIVLMGLIAPPRHVFVGKDSLSRIPLFGRMFAKLHIPVKRESTTASYKALLHMRKAAQQGRSIIIFPEGGIRVHELDRLAPFKDGAFKVAIDLQIPIIPIAFPYNWKVLPDDHRFLPRYHRLEAVVLPPVQTKGCTEQDLEHIKQRTYDAIYQALKAYYPDLKYCAPSNGRNSVALRK from the coding sequence ATGACAACATTACTACGCAGAATTTACTCCATATGGTGCTTGTTATGGTTTCTTATTCCTTTTGTATGTCTGTATCCTTTGTTTTGGCTTGCCTATTATAGCCGTGCCTATGCTCTGATTGGCTATCTGAACCGATTTTGGGCATGGTGCTTTTTGAGGGGCAGCGGACTGCCCTTCGAAGTACACTACCACTTCCACCCTTCGTCTCGGGCAGTGTATGTGCTTTGCAGCAACCACAACTCCTATCTCGACATCGTCTTGATGGGTCTGATAGCCCCCCCAAGACATGTGTTTGTAGGCAAAGACAGCCTAAGCCGAATCCCTCTTTTTGGGCGCATGTTTGCCAAGCTACATATTCCCGTGAAGCGGGAAAGCACAACCGCCTCCTACAAAGCACTGCTTCACATGCGTAAAGCCGCACAACAAGGGCGCAGCATCATCATCTTTCCCGAAGGAGGCATACGAGTGCACGAACTCGACCGGCTGGCACCTTTCAAAGATGGTGCTTTCAAAGTAGCCATCGACTTGCAAATCCCCATTATACCCATTGCTTTTCCGTATAATTGGAAAGTGCTGCCCGACGACCACCGCTTTTTGCCCCGCTACCATCGTCTGGAGGCAGTGGTTTTGCCTCCAGTGCAAACCAAAGGATGCACCGAACAAGACCTCGAGCACATCAAACAGCGCACCTATGATGCCATCTACCAAGCGTTGAAAGCCTACTACCCTGACTTAAAATACTGTGCCCCATCCAATGGAAGAAATTCTGTAGCTTTGCGTAAGTAA
- a CDS encoding tetratricopeptide repeat protein, whose product MQRQTILSYFLFFLLATCIVLLLHGWLSGFELQLPFTIDEQLAFITLPLEQLQEGLFLLPVEVDYPVYEQLFNAKEWQFSPLYSLLFSWGWVVALSLLLALVGAMKREQWMGASLIAVLYYALSSLPLLKLRLPFPTIALVIGMSVATPALLWWMQKRKPRSSFLQRFIVFFTLHAAFLALIMLRSTYPAPLAFAAHFSLWVPLSIALIFIFLISAQIPYALLALTGRSEAADTQSNLKHFSWFTLLYLLNLGLLLAQHMHWFSTDWALIHTNVWMLLALTAGFFFIDKSPAWRKICPTPSQSKALYLVLATISVGVQAYAYQIGEASLQKAFQVVVLLSFSVFGLVTWLYVFVNYRRSQSANLYDILYQDESQHAIPNYLARGIAFFIITILVYTGYLTPINRIQAAYYALTGDSYLLNGDTDFAATYYGLSNRYNTKNPHVHYALAFIELSKKNTEGYLNALFYNMEQEPLEQSFLKVAAQYAERQLFIQAIEKLKEGSRWFPHSNRLYNNLALAYAHFGIADSALFYLEKAQKAGLGSKLFAANLSAVLGRHPLGKEAIPHKLLATTEEPAALANAYLAALRTGDSLPLPFKEEWFKDSSLTYAESMYLANYTLAHINSGNEPPSLTYLERCLSYIPWREAFGQELLLAKAIYLYYGSKRCGDAFSALRSLTQGGAMHAPLLAAWYIEHGNYEAAAQAVGYAASLGQPKAQLTLALALTAQGKIQEALPWWKLLATQKAQPLAYMQAFIDAMPEVLQAAAPSTDWEEWKTFAFLYYRNDLAPDKLHEYLDYLQSPKYKLWAQYHWAERLLAAGQLQEASKYLIAPPQSLQAPWLKSLYAQLAIRQAAETAQVARLAELIQSYESQMSAFDRLYVYYAQGVLAESKKQTQEALQWYRRSNEALPFYAPAYLRAVALLNAEGKEMEAYHLLITALRQNENSIPLTKAYVLQALRIGATSYAEQELKNLQRLMPEKDFREFQAIYEKQQAFLEQRTQ is encoded by the coding sequence ATGCAGCGTCAAACCATTCTTTCTTATTTTTTATTCTTCCTTTTAGCCACCTGTATCGTTCTTTTGCTGCACGGGTGGCTTTCTGGTTTTGAATTGCAGCTTCCTTTCACCATAGACGAACAGCTGGCTTTCATTACGCTGCCATTAGAGCAGCTACAAGAGGGACTCTTCTTGCTGCCCGTAGAGGTGGACTACCCCGTTTACGAACAATTGTTCAATGCAAAAGAATGGCAGTTCTCGCCCCTTTATAGCCTGTTGTTTTCATGGGGCTGGGTGGTGGCGTTGAGCCTCCTGCTTGCACTTGTCGGTGCCATGAAACGAGAACAGTGGATGGGCGCTTCGTTGATAGCTGTTTTGTATTACGCACTCTCATCCCTGCCTCTGTTGAAACTGCGCCTGCCTTTCCCTACCATAGCCTTGGTCATTGGCATGAGTGTTGCCACACCTGCCCTGCTTTGGTGGATGCAAAAACGCAAGCCAAGAAGTAGCTTTTTGCAGCGCTTCATTGTGTTTTTTACCCTACATGCTGCCTTCCTTGCACTCATTATGCTGCGCAGTACCTACCCTGCCCCCCTTGCCTTTGCTGCGCATTTTAGCCTTTGGGTGCCTTTAAGCATCGCCTTGATATTCATATTTTTAATCTCTGCGCAAATTCCTTATGCCCTGCTTGCCCTCACTGGGCGCTCCGAAGCTGCCGACACTCAAAGCAATTTAAAGCACTTCTCATGGTTTACCCTTCTGTATCTGTTGAACTTGGGCTTGCTGCTTGCTCAGCACATGCATTGGTTCTCTACTGACTGGGCGCTCATCCATACGAATGTGTGGATGCTCCTTGCACTAACCGCCGGCTTTTTCTTTATTGATAAGTCACCGGCTTGGCGAAAGATATGCCCCACACCTTCACAAAGCAAAGCGCTGTATCTCGTCTTGGCAACCATCAGCGTAGGTGTGCAAGCCTACGCCTACCAAATAGGTGAGGCATCTCTGCAAAAAGCCTTTCAAGTCGTGGTCTTGCTGAGTTTTTCTGTCTTTGGGCTTGTTACTTGGCTCTATGTGTTTGTCAACTACCGCCGCAGCCAATCAGCCAATTTGTACGATATACTCTATCAAGACGAAAGCCAGCATGCTATTCCCAACTACCTTGCCCGCGGGATAGCTTTCTTTATCATCACTATATTGGTTTATACGGGCTATCTTACCCCCATCAATCGCATACAGGCTGCTTATTATGCACTGACAGGCGACAGTTACCTGCTAAACGGCGACACTGACTTTGCTGCTACTTACTACGGGCTGTCCAATCGTTACAATACCAAAAACCCACACGTACACTATGCCCTTGCCTTTATAGAGCTTAGCAAAAAAAACACCGAAGGATATCTAAATGCTCTGTTCTACAACATGGAACAAGAGCCTTTGGAGCAAAGCTTTTTGAAAGTAGCCGCCCAATATGCCGAACGACAACTTTTTATCCAAGCAATTGAAAAGCTGAAAGAAGGCAGCCGATGGTTTCCTCATTCCAATCGCCTCTATAATAACCTCGCTTTGGCTTACGCTCATTTTGGGATTGCTGACTCGGCTCTTTTCTATCTTGAAAAAGCCCAAAAAGCAGGCTTGGGCAGCAAACTGTTTGCAGCCAACTTGTCAGCTGTTCTGGGGCGTCATCCTCTTGGGAAGGAAGCCATCCCCCATAAGCTGCTCGCTACCACAGAAGAGCCCGCTGCCTTAGCCAATGCCTATTTAGCTGCCCTACGCACCGGCGATAGCTTGCCACTTCCTTTTAAAGAAGAATGGTTTAAAGACAGCAGCCTCACCTATGCCGAAAGCATGTATTTGGCAAATTATACTCTGGCGCATATCAACAGCGGCAACGAGCCCCCTTCCTTGACCTACCTCGAACGCTGCCTTTCCTACATACCATGGCGTGAAGCCTTTGGGCAGGAACTGCTGCTCGCCAAGGCTATTTATCTTTACTACGGGTCCAAACGTTGCGGCGACGCCTTCAGCGCGCTGCGCAGCCTCACACAAGGTGGGGCAATGCATGCGCCCTTGTTGGCAGCTTGGTACATAGAACATGGCAATTACGAAGCAGCTGCCCAAGCCGTAGGTTACGCCGCCAGTTTGGGACAGCCCAAGGCTCAGCTCACCCTGGCACTGGCACTTACAGCCCAAGGTAAGATACAAGAAGCATTGCCATGGTGGAAGCTGCTGGCAACACAAAAGGCACAGCCTTTGGCGTACATGCAAGCTTTCATAGATGCTATGCCGGAAGTACTGCAAGCGGCTGCCCCCTCCACCGACTGGGAAGAATGGAAAACCTTTGCTTTCTTGTATTACCGCAACGACTTAGCGCCCGACAAGCTGCATGAATACCTCGACTACTTGCAGAGCCCCAAGTATAAGCTATGGGCACAATACCACTGGGCAGAACGCCTGCTGGCAGCTGGGCAACTGCAAGAAGCCAGCAAATACCTGATAGCACCTCCTCAAAGCCTGCAGGCGCCTTGGCTGAAGAGCCTGTATGCACAGCTTGCTATACGGCAAGCCGCCGAAACAGCCCAAGTGGCACGCTTAGCCGAACTCATACAAAGCTACGAAAGCCAAATGTCTGCTTTCGACCGTCTGTATGTATATTATGCGCAAGGCGTGTTAGCAGAATCGAAAAAACAGACCCAAGAAGCTTTGCAATGGTATCGTCGCAGCAACGAAGCGCTGCCTTTTTACGCCCCTGCTTACTTACGTGCTGTAGCATTGCTCAATGCAGAAGGCAAAGAAATGGAAGCCTACCATTTGCTCATCACAGCTTTGCGTCAAAACGAAAACTCCATCCCCTTGACAAAGGCATATGTACTGCAAGCGTTGCGCATCGGTGCCACTTCCTATGCCGAACAAGAACTGAAAAACTTGCAGCGCCTGATGCCCGAAAAAGATTTCCGGGAGTTTCAGGCAATTTATGAAAAACAACAAGCGTTTCTTGAGCAAAGAACCCAATAA
- the ltaE gene encoding low-specificity L-threonine aldolase: protein MIVDLRSDTVSRPTAGMREAMLQAPVGDDVYGEDPTVNELEAFAARLFGVEAALFCVSGTMSNQIAIRAQTQPNDEVICDRLSHIYLYEGGGLASNSLVSVRLIEGNRGRLTAEQVAAHINPDDVHFPVSRLVSLENTVNKAGGVCYDLDEIRRIKEVCLKHGLKLHLDGARLFNAIVAQGSDPQDFGRLFDSLSVCLSKGLGCPVGSLLLGSKELIRKARRIRKVMGGGWRQAGMLAAAGLYALQHHIERLQEDHRRAKLLGELLQAHPDVQEVYPVETNIVIAELRAPLKAHKWQAALKERGILISTFGERAIRMVTHLDIHDGHISFLSEVLPRFSIQKEHK from the coding sequence ATGATAGTTGATTTGCGCAGTGATACTGTCAGCCGTCCTACAGCGGGTATGCGCGAAGCCATGCTCCAAGCACCCGTAGGCGACGACGTGTATGGCGAAGACCCCACCGTCAATGAACTGGAAGCTTTTGCTGCACGCTTATTCGGTGTAGAAGCAGCTCTTTTTTGTGTTTCGGGCACCATGAGCAACCAAATAGCCATACGCGCCCAAACACAACCCAACGACGAAGTGATATGCGACCGCCTTTCGCACATCTACTTGTATGAAGGCGGCGGTTTAGCCTCCAACTCGTTGGTGTCGGTGCGCCTAATAGAAGGCAACCGCGGGCGCCTGACCGCCGAACAGGTCGCTGCCCACATCAACCCCGACGACGTGCATTTTCCTGTCAGTCGTTTGGTTTCACTCGAAAATACGGTCAACAAGGCTGGCGGTGTGTGCTATGATTTGGATGAAATCCGTCGAATCAAAGAAGTGTGCCTTAAGCATGGGCTAAAACTGCACCTCGACGGCGCCCGACTGTTCAATGCCATTGTAGCACAAGGCAGCGACCCACAAGACTTCGGTCGGCTGTTCGATAGCCTTTCGGTGTGCTTATCTAAGGGCTTGGGCTGTCCTGTAGGCTCCCTCTTACTTGGTAGCAAAGAACTCATACGTAAGGCGCGCCGCATACGCAAAGTCATGGGGGGTGGCTGGCGACAAGCTGGTATGCTGGCAGCCGCAGGGCTTTATGCGCTCCAACATCACATCGAACGCTTACAAGAAGACCACCGGCGTGCCAAGCTATTGGGCGAATTGCTCCAAGCGCATCCCGACGTGCAGGAAGTGTATCCTGTAGAAACCAACATAGTCATTGCCGAGCTGCGGGCTCCCTTAAAAGCCCATAAGTGGCAAGCCGCCCTCAAAGAACGTGGCATCCTGATTTCTACCTTCGGCGAGCGAGCAATACGTATGGTTACCCACCTTGATATTCACGATGGGCACATTTCCTTTCTGTCGGAAGTGCTACCACGTTTTAGTATCCAAAAAGAGCACAAGTAA
- a CDS encoding branched-chain amino acid aminotransferase: protein MNIEIQTTAKSRLPEVDFDNLRFGHVFSDHMLVADYADGEWKSCKIVPFAPLTFSPAMATLHYGQSIFEGLKAYKSEQGEILVFRPYDNYKRMLRSAERMCMPPIPEEIFMEGLRELLKLDKDWIPQREGYSLYIRPFMFATDEFIGVRPSNTYKFIIFTCPVSKYYIEPVKVKIETHYTRAVAGGTGYAKAAGNYAASLYPARLAQQQGYHQLIWTDGKTHEYIEEAGTMNIMFRKDNRIITAPLSDSILAGITRDSVLTLAREWGYEVEERPVPVKEIIGYLEEGSLSAAFGVGTAATIAHIVTIGYEGKDYQLPPLEGRVFANRVLKTLDDIKYGRVEDTHGWIWKPEA from the coding sequence ATGAACATAGAAATACAAACGACTGCAAAATCGCGTTTGCCCGAAGTGGACTTCGACAATCTGCGTTTCGGGCATGTTTTCTCCGACCATATGCTCGTTGCCGACTATGCCGACGGGGAATGGAAGTCGTGTAAAATAGTACCTTTTGCCCCCTTGACTTTCAGCCCGGCAATGGCTACGCTCCATTATGGTCAATCTATTTTCGAAGGCTTGAAAGCATACAAAAGCGAACAAGGCGAAATTTTGGTTTTCCGCCCCTACGACAACTACAAACGCATGCTACGTTCTGCCGAGCGCATGTGCATGCCGCCCATTCCTGAAGAGATATTTATGGAGGGCTTGCGCGAGCTGTTGAAACTGGATAAAGACTGGATTCCACAACGCGAAGGCTACTCGCTCTATATCCGTCCGTTCATGTTTGCTACCGATGAGTTTATAGGCGTACGCCCATCCAATACGTACAAGTTCATCATCTTTACTTGCCCTGTGAGCAAATACTACATCGAGCCGGTGAAGGTGAAGATAGAAACCCACTACACGCGTGCTGTAGCCGGCGGCACCGGTTATGCCAAAGCCGCAGGCAACTACGCCGCTTCTTTGTACCCTGCTCGTCTGGCACAACAACAAGGTTACCATCAGCTGATATGGACCGACGGCAAAACACACGAATACATAGAAGAAGCCGGCACCATGAATATCATGTTTCGCAAAGACAATCGCATCATCACCGCCCCTCTGAGTGATTCCATTTTGGCAGGCATCACCCGCGACAGTGTACTTACACTCGCCCGCGAATGGGGGTATGAAGTAGAAGAACGCCCCGTACCCGTAAAGGAGATTATTGGTTACTTGGAAGAGGGTTCTTTGAGTGCCGCCTTTGGCGTGGGCACGGCGGCTACCATTGCCCACATCGTAACCATCGGCTACGAGGGCAAGGACTATCAGTTGCCACCTTTAGAAGGACGCGTATTTGCCAACCGTGTGCTCAAAACCCTCGATGACATCAAATACGGGCGTGTGGAAGATACCCACGGCTGGATTTGGAAACCGGAAGCATAA